A window of the Sabethes cyaneus chromosome 1, idSabCyanKW18_F2, whole genome shotgun sequence genome harbors these coding sequences:
- the LOC128745081 gene encoding max-like protein X isoform X2, giving the protein MSESIKHELDMKMEPSSPPEKDRSMYSRCSSAGSVHTPTSSAHNTEDEEDSGDNKSSSTLSYKERRREAHTQAEQKRRDAIKKGYDSLQELVPTCQQTDASGYKLSKASVLQKSIDYIGYLHQHKKKQEDDRTSLQKEVMALRIIQKNYEHMLQNQQQSPGRTEARLSDDVKFQVFKAIMDEMFVTFDQLPMNDFAELTSGVIPWLEEHCKPHLLRDVVNRTLGNITANYVASARQSQGAPRESGVKME; this is encoded by the exons ATGTCTGAAA GCATTAAGCATGAGCTTGATATGAAGATGGAGCCTTCCAGTCCGCCGGAGAAGGATCGCAGCATGTACTCGCGCTGCTCGAGTGCCGGTAGCGTTCACACGCCGACCTCTTCCGCTCATAACACTG AGGACGAGGAGGACTCGGGAGATAATAAGAGTAGCAGCACCCTTAGTTACAAGGAACGTCGACGGGAGGCTCACACACAGGCCGAACAAAAACGGCGAGATGCCATTAAAAAGGGGTACGATTCGTTGCAGGAGCTGGTTCCCACGTGCCAGCAAACTGATGCCTCCGGTTACAAGTTGAGCAAAGCTTCCGTACTGCAAAAATCAATCGACTACATTGGTTATTTGCACCAGCATAAGAAGAAACAGGAAGACGACCGCACCTCGCTGCAGAAAGAGGTAATGGCCCTTCGAATCATACAGAAAAACTACGAACATATGTTGCAGAATCAGCAGCAATCGCCCGGCCGGACAGAGGCACGGCTCAGTGACGACGTAAAGTTTCAGGTCTTTAAGGCCATAATGGACGAAATGTTCGTCACGTTTGATCAGCTACCGATGAACGATTTTGCCGAGCTGACTTCCGGAGTGATTCCCTGGCTGGAGGAACATTGCAAGCCACACCTGCTGCGGGACGTTGTCAACCGAACGCTTGGTAACATCACGGCCAACTACGTTGCGAGCGCCCGTCAAAGTCAAGGTGCTCCTAGAGAAAGTGGCGTTAAAATGGAGTGA
- the LOC128746426 gene encoding tRNA:m(4)X modification enzyme TRM13 homolog, whose amino-acid sequence MSSTTTTEEPAEKRPKVMVQQEETPTRCQHFVQRKKRYCKMTVGRGKQYCGEHEPQRPPSTTTTGDESETGTDRIPCPLDPKHSISATKLDKHLRICNARPVERPVFIQPNVNAASDGEDDNSQSEGTAVNERKLADVPQDELNGLIAKIEAIYSGDCRINAIEEMILQHAAFREELTNPSYGPQTLKHLTQSASLLGIVEREGFLRRDTAFVEFGAGKGQVAFWLATVIQQSVKDELANTKVVLVDRASHRHKQDNRIEDRQIVERIRADIGDLVLKKLDVLRGSKNVVGLGKHLCGGATDLALRCLVKAKESSAGGNGEYLQVSGFVFALCCHHRCDWKSYTGRKFLLDRGIVRDEFELMVRMVSWAVCGTGTSREKRKVQLDGEDGVKYGLTRSQREKVGRKCKRVLDLGRIEYLTANGFNSQLKQYSKSEITLENVCLIGHFNKSS is encoded by the coding sequence ATGagttcgacgacgacgacggaggaACCGGCAGAAAAACGACCGAAAGTAATGGTTCAACAGGAGGAGACACCCACCCGGTGTCAGCATTTCGTGCAGCGCAAAAAGCGCTACTGCAAGATGACCGTCGGTCGGGGCAAACAGTATTGTGGGGAACACGAACCCCAAAGACCACCGTCGACGACCACTACTGGCGATGAGAGCGAAACCGGCACCGACCGGATACCGTGCCCTCTGGATCCGAAACACTCCATTTCGGCAACCAAATTGGACAAACATTTACGCATTTGCAACGCTCGTCCCGTCGAACGACCAGTTTTTATACAACCGAACGTAAATGCCGCCTCCGATGGGGAGGACGACAACTCGCAATCGGAAGGAACCGCCGTCAATGAACGGAAGTTGGCGGACGTACCACAGGATGAACTAAATGGTTTGATAGCCAAAATTGAAGCGATTTACTCTGGCGATTGTCGAATCAATGCGATCGAAGAAATGATTTTGCAGCATGCCGCTTTCAGGGAGGAGCTGACGAATCCGTCCTACGGACCACAAACGTTGAAACACCTAACGCAGTCCGCTTCGCTGCTGGGGATTGTCGAACGGGAGGGTTTCCTGCGGCGGGATACTGCTTTCGTTGAATTTGGAGCCGGGAAAGGGCAAGTTGCTTTTTGGTTGGCTACCGTTATTCAGCAGTCGGTTAAGGATGAATTGGCGAATACAAAGGTGGTGCTTGTGGATCGGGCTTCCCACCGACATAAGCAGGATAATCGTATCGAAGATCGGCAGATAGTTGAGCGAATTCGAGCCGATATCGGTGATTTGGTTTTAAAAAAGTTGGATGTTTTGCGCGGAAGCAAAAACGTAGTTGGCCTTGGGAAACATCTTTGTGGAGGAGCGACCGATTTGGCTTTACGCTGTCTGGTAAAGGCGAAGGAATCGAGCGCGGGTGGTAATGGGGAATACCTTCAAGTGAGTGGATTTGTTTTTGCCTTATGCTGCCATCATCGGTGCGACTGGAAAAGTTACACTGGCAGGAAATTTCTTCTGGACAGAGGAATAGTACGAGATGAATTTGAGCTGATGGTACGAATGGTTAGTTGGGCAGTTTGTGGCACGGGAACCAGTCGGGAGAAGCGAAAGGTTCAATTGGATGGTGAGGATGGTGTCAAGTATGGATTAACCCGATCCCAACGGGAAAAAGTTGGCAGAAAATGCAAACGGGTGCTAGACTTGGGTCGAATAGAATATCTAACGGCAAATGGTTTTAATTCGCAGCTTAAGCAGTACTCGAAGAGTGAAATTACACTGGAAAACGTTTGTCTGATTGGACATTTCAATAAAAgttcttaa
- the LOC128745081 gene encoding max-like protein X isoform X1, producing MSESIKHELDMKMEPSSPPEKDRSMYSRCSSAGSVHTPTSSAHNTDDLDFSLTEDEEDSGDNKSSSTLSYKERRREAHTQAEQKRRDAIKKGYDSLQELVPTCQQTDASGYKLSKASVLQKSIDYIGYLHQHKKKQEDDRTSLQKEVMALRIIQKNYEHMLQNQQQSPGRTEARLSDDVKFQVFKAIMDEMFVTFDQLPMNDFAELTSGVIPWLEEHCKPHLLRDVVNRTLGNITANYVASARQSQGAPRESGVKME from the exons ATGTCTGAAA GCATTAAGCATGAGCTTGATATGAAGATGGAGCCTTCCAGTCCGCCGGAGAAGGATCGCAGCATGTACTCGCGCTGCTCGAGTGCCGGTAGCGTTCACACGCCGACCTCTTCCGCTCATAACACTG ATGACCTTGATTTTTCTCTCACAGAGGACGAGGAGGACTCGGGAGATAATAAGAGTAGCAGCACCCTTAGTTACAAGGAACGTCGACGGGAGGCTCACACACAGGCCGAACAAAAACGGCGAGATGCCATTAAAAAGGGGTACGATTCGTTGCAGGAGCTGGTTCCCACGTGCCAGCAAACTGATGCCTCCGGTTACAAGTTGAGCAAAGCTTCCGTACTGCAAAAATCAATCGACTACATTGGTTATTTGCACCAGCATAAGAAGAAACAGGAAGACGACCGCACCTCGCTGCAGAAAGAGGTAATGGCCCTTCGAATCATACAGAAAAACTACGAACATATGTTGCAGAATCAGCAGCAATCGCCCGGCCGGACAGAGGCACGGCTCAGTGACGACGTAAAGTTTCAGGTCTTTAAGGCCATAATGGACGAAATGTTCGTCACGTTTGATCAGCTACCGATGAACGATTTTGCCGAGCTGACTTCCGGAGTGATTCCCTGGCTGGAGGAACATTGCAAGCCACACCTGCTGCGGGACGTTGTCAACCGAACGCTTGGTAACATCACGGCCAACTACGTTGCGAGCGCCCGTCAAAGTCAAGGTGCTCCTAGAGAAAGTGGCGTTAAAATGGAGTGA